AACCGATGTACAAGCGGAAATTTCACCAATCTTAGGTACTGAAAAGCAAAGTGAAGAGTTAATCCAATATTTAATGCGTGAATTTGAAGGTGAACCAGATAAAATCTGGCGTACCAATTTATTTGGCAAATCATTGAATGCCTTGGTTCGGGAAGGTATCCAAAACAAACTTTCCAGCATGCCCGAAACGGCTCAAGTCAAATTACGCGACACATTGCAGAAGATTGTCAATGATGGAAGTGGTGGTTTGATTTGTATAATTTTCTAAAAAAATGGTCAGTCTGTAAAGACTGACCATTTTTTTTGTAAATTTACTTGTCAGTACAAGGATAATAATGTTATAATGTCTACCATCAATAGATTATTATCCTTTGCAGAAATACGGGGAGGTACAGTTGTGAATAGACAGCAATCTGGGTTTTATCTTGTTCGTGAAGAAATCCTACCTGAAGCCATCAAAAAGACTATTAAGGTCAAAGACATGCTCAAACGCGGCGAAGCACGTACGATTAATGAGGCTGTTGAAAAGATGGAATTAAGCCGCAGCGCATACTATAAATATAAGGATTATGTATTTCCGTTTTACGAAGCAAGTAAGGAAAAAATTGTTACTTTGGCATTATTGCTTGAGCATAAGTCAGGTGTATTATCACGCGTCCTCAATACAATTGCGGGCGATCATGGCAGCGTACTGACAATAAACCAAGGGATACCGCTGCAAGGCGTTGCCAATGCTACTATTTCAATAGAAACCGCTGAACTGGTTATAGATTTAGAGGCACTGCTCGATAAATTAAGAATGGTTGAAGGTGTGAAGCGGCTTGAGGTGTTAGGACAACAAGCCTAAACAAGGAGGATTACTATGAAAACTTCAGTTAATATAGCTTTGCTTGGTTTAGGAACGGTAGGCACAGGCGTAGTAAAGGTTTTAACCAAGAATGCGCACGAAATTTCTCAAAAAATTGGAGTGCCTGTAAAAATCAAAAAAATTATGGTGCGCAATGTTAGCAAAGCAAGAGATGTTGACGTAGATGCTCTGGTGACAACCGATATTAACGAAATTATCAATGATCAGGATATAGATATTATAGTCGAAGTCATGGGTGGAGAGCAACCCGCAAAAGAATATATGTTGCTTGCTCTAAATTCTGGGAAGCATGTTGTCACTGCCAATAAGGATGTTGTTGCTAAATTTGGCCGTGAATTGTTTGATGCTGCTCAGGCGAATAATGTCGATTTTATGTTTGAAGCTAGTGTTGCTGGCGGCATTCCTATTATTAGACCGCTTAAACAATGTTTAACTGCGAATAAAATTTCTGAAGTCATGGGTATCGTAAATGGCACCACAAACTATATGTTAACCAAAATGACAAATGAAAAATTGGATTATGGCACAGTACTAGCAGAAGCTCAGGCTAAAGGGTATGCAGAAGCTGATCCAACTGCAGATGTTGGTGGCTTGGATGCCGCTCGTAAGATAGCGATTTTATCATCCATTGCATTTAACACCAGAGTTTCATTGGATGATGTGGATGTAGAAGGCATTACTAATATCTCCCCAGAAGATATTGAATATGCACGGGAGTTAGGGTATGTGATCAAGTTGCTAGCCATCGCCAAAGATAACGAAGAATGCGGCATTGATGTTCGCGTTCATCCGGCATTTATTCCGGCTGCGCACCCTCTTGCATCAGTAAATGATGTATTCAATGCAATTTTTGTTCGTGGAAACGCTGTTGGTGAAACCATGTTCTATGGACGTGGTGCAGGAGAAATGCCAACTGCTAGCGCAGTTGTTGCTGATATTATTGACGTTGCCCGTGATATTCGCCATGATGTTAGTGGCAGAATCCTTTGTACCTGCTTCGAGCAGCGGAACTTCTGTCCTGTAGAGCAAACCAAGTCTGCATACTATGTCCGGTTATTAGTCGAAGATCAGCCCGGCGTATTGGCCGCAATTGCGGGCGCATTTGGCGCTCATAATGTAAGTTTGAATTCTGTTATTCAAAAACGTAAAGTTAACAATTGTGCTGAAGTTGTATTGATCACTTATCTTGTTTCTGACGCCAATATTAGAAGAGCGCTTAATACGATTAAGGATATGTCTGTTCTTACAACCGTACGTAATGTAATTAGGGTTGAGGCGCAGCAAATCGACTAATAGCAGGGTCAGGAGAGAATCTTATGCCGAAAACGGTGAAAGTTTGTGTACCAGGTACTACCGCGAACTGTGGACCAGGATTTGACGCAGTGGGTATTGCCTGCACTATTTATAATGAATTAGAACTAACGCTCAGTCACGATGGTGATCTGACGATTGAAATAATTGGTGAAGGCCAAGGCATTATTCCAACAGATCACCAAAATGTTGTATGGCAGGCTATTCAACATGTTCTAAACAAAGCAGGGCAAAGCTGTTTGGGTGCTCATATAAGAATGGTTAACCATGTACCGCTTGCTAGAGGCTTAGGAAGCAGTGCGGCAGCTATTGTTGCTGGACTGGTAGCTGCAAATGCTGCCATTGGAAATCCGTTCAGTAAGCAGCAAATTTTTGAAATGGCAACTGAGATTGAAGGTCATCCAGATAATGTTGCCCCAGCTTTATATGGCGGAATAACAGTAAGTTCTGTATATCAAGGGCAACCGCAATGTTTGCGCTTTTTGCCGCCCGCACCACTAAACATGGTAGTAGCTGTCCCTGAGTTCAATTTA
This portion of the Sporomusaceae bacterium FL31 genome encodes:
- the yszB gene encoding UPF0735 ACT domain-containing protein YszB yields the protein MNRQQSGFYLVREEILPEAIKKTIKVKDMLKRGEARTINEAVEKMELSRSAYYKYKDYVFPFYEASKEKIVTLALLLEHKSGVLSRVLNTIAGDHGSVLTINQGIPLQGVANATISIETAELVIDLEALLDKLRMVEGVKRLEVLGQQA
- a CDS encoding homoserine dehydrogenase, which produces MKTSVNIALLGLGTVGTGVVKVLTKNAHEISQKIGVPVKIKKIMVRNVSKARDVDVDALVTTDINEIINDQDIDIIVEVMGGEQPAKEYMLLALNSGKHVVTANKDVVAKFGRELFDAAQANNVDFMFEASVAGGIPIIRPLKQCLTANKISEVMGIVNGTTNYMLTKMTNEKLDYGTVLAEAQAKGYAEADPTADVGGLDAARKIAILSSIAFNTRVSLDDVDVEGITNISPEDIEYARELGYVIKLLAIAKDNEECGIDVRVHPAFIPAAHPLASVNDVFNAIFVRGNAVGETMFYGRGAGEMPTASAVVADIIDVARDIRHDVSGRILCTCFEQRNFCPVEQTKSAYYVRLLVEDQPGVLAAIAGAFGAHNVSLNSVIQKRKVNNCAEVVLITYLVSDANIRRALNTIKDMSVLTTVRNVIRVEAQQID
- the thrB gene encoding homoserine kinase — its product is MPKTVKVCVPGTTANCGPGFDAVGIACTIYNELELTLSHDGDLTIEIIGEGQGIIPTDHQNVVWQAIQHVLNKAGQSCLGAHIRMVNHVPLARGLGSSAAAIVAGLVAANAAIGNPFSKQQIFEMATEIEGHPDNVAPALYGGITVSSVYQGQPQCLRFLPPAPLNMVVAVPEFNLSTKASRQVLPEMVAYQDAVFNISRTALLIGALCQGEFSHLQCALEDRIHQPYREQLIPGMKDVFKAANEMGAYGAAISGAGPCLIAFTQDNSEQIGKAMVAAFKDNNIQASYIILNIDKEGAKVIG